In a single window of the Brachionichthys hirsutus isolate HB-005 chromosome 18, CSIRO-AGI_Bhir_v1, whole genome shotgun sequence genome:
- the htr1d gene encoding 5-hydroxytryptamine receptor 1D, whose amino-acid sequence MELELGNSSLDYFTNNFTEIPDTTVTPPWNEVTLLGLQISLSVILALFTLATVLSNAFVIATIFLTRKLHTPANFLIGSLAVTDLLVSILVMPISIVYTVSKTWSFGQIICDIWLSSDITFCTASILHLCVIALDRYWAITDALEYSKRRTMRRAGVMVAVVWVISISISMPPLFWRQAKAHEELTECMVNTDQISYTLYSTFGAFYVPTVLLVILYGRIYVAARSRILKTPSGSGKRFTTAQLIQTSAGSSLCSLNSASNQEAQLHSGNAGGGGSPLFTNSVKVKLADSVLERKRLCAARERKATKTLGIILGAFIVCWLPFFIGTLVTAICKECWFHPVLFDVFTWLGYVNSLINPVIYTVFNDEFKQAFQKLIKFRRCP is encoded by the coding sequence atggagctggagctgggTAACAGCTCATTGGACTACTTTACCAACAATTTCACAGAGATTCCCGACACAACTGTAACTCCACCCTGGAATGAAGTCACTCTGCTCGGCCTCCAGATCTCCCTGTCTGTGATTTTAGCTCTTTTCACACTGGCGACTGTGCTTTCAAATGCCTTTGTCATTGCCACCATCTTTCTGACCAGGAAGCTCCACACACCTGCCAACTTCCTGATCGGCTCCCTCGCCGTCACAGACCTGTTGGTGTCTATTTTAGTCATGCCGATTAGCATCGTCTACACCGTCAGCAAGACCTGGTCATTTGGGCAGATCATTTGCGACATCTGGTTGTCGTCGGACATCACGTTCTGCACAGCCTCCATCTTGCACCTGTGTGTGATCGCTCTGGACCGCTACTGGGCCATCACAGATGCACTGGAGTACTCAAAACGCCGAACCATGCGTCGGGCAGGGGTCATGGTTGCAGTGGTGTGGGTGATCTCCATATCAATTTCAATGCCTCCACTTTTCTGGCGGCAGGCCAAAGCCCACGAGGAGCTGACAGAGTGCATGGTAAATACAGATCAGATCTCTTACACCCTATACTCCACCTTTGGCGCCTTCTACGTCCCCACAGTGCTTCTCGTCATCCTCTACGGAAGGATCTATGTTGCTGCCCGGTCCCGAATCCTCAAGACGCCATCAGGCTCTGGGAAACGCTTCACCACAGCACAGCTAATCCAGACCTCTGCAGGTTCCTCTCTCTGTTCTCTTAATTCTGCCTCCAACCAGGAAGCACAACTACACTCTGGCAatgccggaggaggaggatcgcCTCTGTTCACGAACAGTGTGAAAGTTAAGCTGGCCGATAGCGTGCTGGAGAGGAAACGTCTGTGTGCAGCTCGGGAGAGAAAGGCAACCAAGACCTTGGGCATCATCCTGGGCGCCTTCATTGTTTGTTGGCTCCCGTTCTTTATTGGCACGCTTGTCACGGCCATATGTAAAGAATGCTGGTTTCATCCAGTGCTTTTTGATGTGTTTACCTGGCTTGGATATGTGAACTCCCTAATCAATCCTGTTATCTACACCGTGTTCAACGATGAATTCAAACAGGCTTTCCAAAAACTCATCAAATTCAGACGGTGCCCCTGA
- the ppp2r5ca gene encoding serine/threonine-protein phosphatase 2A 56 kDa regulatory subunit gamma isoform isoform X2, with the protein MPNKNHKDKESSKSGRSKKTGGKNGPAEDGANKKVPPASQVMRVKQTGSHSAVKREKRFSTSSFPLSANRELQKLRALADAVPAEQEKLFVQKLRQCCVLFDFLSDPLSDLKWKEVKRAALSEMVEYITHNRNVITEPIYPEVVHMFAVNMFRTLPPSSNPTGAEFDPEEDEPTLEAAWPHLQLVYEFFLRFLESPDFQPNIAKKYIDQKFVMQLLDLFDSEDPRERDFLKTTLHRIYGKFLGLRAYIRKQINNIFYRFIYETEHHNGIAELLEILGSIINGFALPLKEEHKIFLLKVLLPLHKVKSLSVYHPQLAYCVVQFLEKDSTLTEPVVMALLKYWPKTHSPKEVMFLNELEEILDVIEPSEFVKVQEPLFRQLAQCVSSPHFQVAERALYYWNNEYIMSLISDNAAKILPIMFPALYRNSKTHWNKTIHGLIYNALKLFMEMNQKLFDDCTQQFRAEKNKEKAKSKEREEAWVKIENLAKSNPQFSVYVDSSDLNSPVAMETDIALIEDVQRLKETIEEGATQFQHEQRKEWPMVRCKSELPQDIYTTKALESHRRADDMLTMRDGL; encoded by the exons ATGCCAAACAAAAACCATAAAGACAAG gAATCCTCCAAATCTGGAAGATCTAAAAAAACTGGAGGTAAAAATGGGCCTGCAGAAGAT GGAGCCAACAAGAAAGTGCCTCCAGCATCTCAGGTGATGAGGGTGAAACAGACTGGGTCACACTCAGCTGTGAAGCGAGAGAAGAGGTTCAGCACTTCCTCTTTCCCCCTCAGTGCTAACAGAGAGCTGCAGAAGCTACGTGCACTGGCAG ATGCTGTTCCCGCAGAGCAGGAGAAGCTCTTCGTCCAGAAGCTCCGGCAGTGCTGCGTCCTTTTCGACTTCCTGTCCGACCCTTTGAGTGATCTGAAATGGAAGGAGGTGAAGCGGGCGGCGCTGAGCGAAATGGTGGAGTACATCACCCACAACAGGAATGTCATCACAGAGCCCATCTACCCGGAGGTGGTGCACATG TTTGCAGTGAATATGTTCAGGACATTGCCTCCGTCATCCAACCCCACCGGAGCAGAGTTTGATCCGGAGGAAGACGAGCCAACACTTGAAGCCGCATGGCCGCACCTCCAG CTCGTCTATGAATTTTTCCTTAGGTTTTTAGAATCTCCAGACTTTCAACCCAACATAGCAAAGAAATACATCGATCAGAAATTTGTTATGCAG CTCCTAGACCTATTTGACAGCGAGGATCCCCGAGAGAGAGACTTCCTCAAAACTACCCTCCACAGGATCTACGGAAAGTTTCTGGGGTTGAGGGCGTACATCAGAAAACAGATCAATAACATTTTCTATAG GTTTATCTATGAGACAGAGCACCATAATGGTATAGCGGAACTATTGGAAATACTTGGAAG cATAATCAATGGATTTGCCTTACCACTAAAAGAAGAGCACAAGATTTTCCTGTTGAAGGTTTTATTGCCTCTGCACAAAGTCAAATCACTTAGTGTCTACCATCCACAG CTGGCCTACTGTGTGGTGCAGTTCCTAGAAAAGGACAGCACTCTAACTGAACCG GTCGTAATGGCTCTACTAAAGTACTGGCCAAAGACGCACAGTCCTAAGGAGGTGATGTTTCTCAacgagctggaggagatcctggacGTCATCGAGCCTTCTGAGTTTGTCAAAGTGCAGGAGCCTCTCTTCAGACAGTTAGCTCAATGTGTTTCCAGCCCACACTTCCAG GTGGCAGAGCGAGCGCTGTACTACTGGAACAATGAGTACATCATGAGCTTGATCAGTGACAACGCAGCAAAAATCCTGCCCATTATGTTCCCTGCTCTGTACCGCAACTCTAAGACTCACTGGAACAA GACCATCCATGGTCTCATCTACAATGCTCTGAAGCTCTTCATGGAGATGAATCAGAAGCTGTTTGATGATTGCACGCAGCAGTTCAGGGCTGAGAAGAACAA AGAAAAAGCCAAGTCAAAAGAACGCGAAGAGGCTTGGGTTAAGATCGAGAACCTCGCCAAGTCAAACCCTCAG TTCTCTGTGTATGTTGATTCCTCTGACCTCAATAGTCCTGTAGCAATGGAGACGGATATCGCTTTGATAGAAGATGTTCAGAGGTTAAAAGAGACAATTGAGGAGGGCGCTACTCAG TTTCAGCATGAACAGCGGAAAGAGTGGCCCATGGTGCGATGCAAATCTGAGTTGCCTCAGGATATCTACACCACAAAAGCCTTGGAGTCCCACCGAAGAGCTGACGACATGTTGACCATGCGTGATGGACTCTAG
- the ppp2r5ca gene encoding serine/threonine-protein phosphatase 2A 56 kDa regulatory subunit gamma isoform isoform X1, whose product MPNKNHKDKESSKSGRSKKTGGKNGPAEDVTNKKVPPASQVMRVKQTGSHSAVKREKRFSTSSFPLSANRELQKLRALADAVPAEQEKLFVQKLRQCCVLFDFLSDPLSDLKWKEVKRAALSEMVEYITHNRNVITEPIYPEVVHMFAVNMFRTLPPSSNPTGAEFDPEEDEPTLEAAWPHLQLVYEFFLRFLESPDFQPNIAKKYIDQKFVMQLLDLFDSEDPRERDFLKTTLHRIYGKFLGLRAYIRKQINNIFYRFIYETEHHNGIAELLEILGSIINGFALPLKEEHKIFLLKVLLPLHKVKSLSVYHPQLAYCVVQFLEKDSTLTEPVVMALLKYWPKTHSPKEVMFLNELEEILDVIEPSEFVKVQEPLFRQLAQCVSSPHFQVAERALYYWNNEYIMSLISDNAAKILPIMFPALYRNSKTHWNKTIHGLIYNALKLFMEMNQKLFDDCTQQFRAEKNKEKAKSKEREEAWVKIENLAKSNPQFSVYVDSSDLNSPVAMETDIALIEDVQRLKETIEEGATQFQHEQRKEWPMVRCKSELPQDIYTTKALESHRRADDMLTMRDGL is encoded by the exons ATGCCAAACAAAAACCATAAAGACAAG gAATCCTCCAAATCTGGAAGATCTAAAAAAACTGGAGGTAAAAATGGGCCTGCAGAAGATGTAA CCAACAAGAAAGTGCCTCCAGCATCTCAGGTGATGAGGGTGAAACAGACTGGGTCACACTCAGCTGTGAAGCGAGAGAAGAGGTTCAGCACTTCCTCTTTCCCCCTCAGTGCTAACAGAGAGCTGCAGAAGCTACGTGCACTGGCAG ATGCTGTTCCCGCAGAGCAGGAGAAGCTCTTCGTCCAGAAGCTCCGGCAGTGCTGCGTCCTTTTCGACTTCCTGTCCGACCCTTTGAGTGATCTGAAATGGAAGGAGGTGAAGCGGGCGGCGCTGAGCGAAATGGTGGAGTACATCACCCACAACAGGAATGTCATCACAGAGCCCATCTACCCGGAGGTGGTGCACATG TTTGCAGTGAATATGTTCAGGACATTGCCTCCGTCATCCAACCCCACCGGAGCAGAGTTTGATCCGGAGGAAGACGAGCCAACACTTGAAGCCGCATGGCCGCACCTCCAG CTCGTCTATGAATTTTTCCTTAGGTTTTTAGAATCTCCAGACTTTCAACCCAACATAGCAAAGAAATACATCGATCAGAAATTTGTTATGCAG CTCCTAGACCTATTTGACAGCGAGGATCCCCGAGAGAGAGACTTCCTCAAAACTACCCTCCACAGGATCTACGGAAAGTTTCTGGGGTTGAGGGCGTACATCAGAAAACAGATCAATAACATTTTCTATAG GTTTATCTATGAGACAGAGCACCATAATGGTATAGCGGAACTATTGGAAATACTTGGAAG cATAATCAATGGATTTGCCTTACCACTAAAAGAAGAGCACAAGATTTTCCTGTTGAAGGTTTTATTGCCTCTGCACAAAGTCAAATCACTTAGTGTCTACCATCCACAG CTGGCCTACTGTGTGGTGCAGTTCCTAGAAAAGGACAGCACTCTAACTGAACCG GTCGTAATGGCTCTACTAAAGTACTGGCCAAAGACGCACAGTCCTAAGGAGGTGATGTTTCTCAacgagctggaggagatcctggacGTCATCGAGCCTTCTGAGTTTGTCAAAGTGCAGGAGCCTCTCTTCAGACAGTTAGCTCAATGTGTTTCCAGCCCACACTTCCAG GTGGCAGAGCGAGCGCTGTACTACTGGAACAATGAGTACATCATGAGCTTGATCAGTGACAACGCAGCAAAAATCCTGCCCATTATGTTCCCTGCTCTGTACCGCAACTCTAAGACTCACTGGAACAA GACCATCCATGGTCTCATCTACAATGCTCTGAAGCTCTTCATGGAGATGAATCAGAAGCTGTTTGATGATTGCACGCAGCAGTTCAGGGCTGAGAAGAACAA AGAAAAAGCCAAGTCAAAAGAACGCGAAGAGGCTTGGGTTAAGATCGAGAACCTCGCCAAGTCAAACCCTCAG TTCTCTGTGTATGTTGATTCCTCTGACCTCAATAGTCCTGTAGCAATGGAGACGGATATCGCTTTGATAGAAGATGTTCAGAGGTTAAAAGAGACAATTGAGGAGGGCGCTACTCAG TTTCAGCATGAACAGCGGAAAGAGTGGCCCATGGTGCGATGCAAATCTGAGTTGCCTCAGGATATCTACACCACAAAAGCCTTGGAGTCCCACCGAAGAGCTGACGACATGTTGACCATGCGTGATGGACTCTAG
- the ppp2r5ca gene encoding serine/threonine-protein phosphatase 2A 56 kDa regulatory subunit gamma isoform isoform X3, with translation MLTCDRSEDTMVVDAPNSNGPFQPVPLSYIRDAVPAEQEKLFVQKLRQCCVLFDFLSDPLSDLKWKEVKRAALSEMVEYITHNRNVITEPIYPEVVHMFAVNMFRTLPPSSNPTGAEFDPEEDEPTLEAAWPHLQLVYEFFLRFLESPDFQPNIAKKYIDQKFVMQLLDLFDSEDPRERDFLKTTLHRIYGKFLGLRAYIRKQINNIFYRFIYETEHHNGIAELLEILGSIINGFALPLKEEHKIFLLKVLLPLHKVKSLSVYHPQLAYCVVQFLEKDSTLTEPVVMALLKYWPKTHSPKEVMFLNELEEILDVIEPSEFVKVQEPLFRQLAQCVSSPHFQVAERALYYWNNEYIMSLISDNAAKILPIMFPALYRNSKTHWNKTIHGLIYNALKLFMEMNQKLFDDCTQQFRAEKNKEKAKSKEREEAWVKIENLAKSNPQFSVYVDSSDLNSPVAMETDIALIEDVQRLKETIEEGATQFQHEQRKEWPMVRCKSELPQDIYTTKALESHRRADDMLTMRDGL, from the exons ATGTTGACATGCGATAGATCTGAAGACACGATGGTTGTGGACGCACCGAATTCCAATGGCCCTTTTCAGCCGGTGCCTCTTTCGTACATCAGAG ATGCTGTTCCCGCAGAGCAGGAGAAGCTCTTCGTCCAGAAGCTCCGGCAGTGCTGCGTCCTTTTCGACTTCCTGTCCGACCCTTTGAGTGATCTGAAATGGAAGGAGGTGAAGCGGGCGGCGCTGAGCGAAATGGTGGAGTACATCACCCACAACAGGAATGTCATCACAGAGCCCATCTACCCGGAGGTGGTGCACATG TTTGCAGTGAATATGTTCAGGACATTGCCTCCGTCATCCAACCCCACCGGAGCAGAGTTTGATCCGGAGGAAGACGAGCCAACACTTGAAGCCGCATGGCCGCACCTCCAG CTCGTCTATGAATTTTTCCTTAGGTTTTTAGAATCTCCAGACTTTCAACCCAACATAGCAAAGAAATACATCGATCAGAAATTTGTTATGCAG CTCCTAGACCTATTTGACAGCGAGGATCCCCGAGAGAGAGACTTCCTCAAAACTACCCTCCACAGGATCTACGGAAAGTTTCTGGGGTTGAGGGCGTACATCAGAAAACAGATCAATAACATTTTCTATAG GTTTATCTATGAGACAGAGCACCATAATGGTATAGCGGAACTATTGGAAATACTTGGAAG cATAATCAATGGATTTGCCTTACCACTAAAAGAAGAGCACAAGATTTTCCTGTTGAAGGTTTTATTGCCTCTGCACAAAGTCAAATCACTTAGTGTCTACCATCCACAG CTGGCCTACTGTGTGGTGCAGTTCCTAGAAAAGGACAGCACTCTAACTGAACCG GTCGTAATGGCTCTACTAAAGTACTGGCCAAAGACGCACAGTCCTAAGGAGGTGATGTTTCTCAacgagctggaggagatcctggacGTCATCGAGCCTTCTGAGTTTGTCAAAGTGCAGGAGCCTCTCTTCAGACAGTTAGCTCAATGTGTTTCCAGCCCACACTTCCAG GTGGCAGAGCGAGCGCTGTACTACTGGAACAATGAGTACATCATGAGCTTGATCAGTGACAACGCAGCAAAAATCCTGCCCATTATGTTCCCTGCTCTGTACCGCAACTCTAAGACTCACTGGAACAA GACCATCCATGGTCTCATCTACAATGCTCTGAAGCTCTTCATGGAGATGAATCAGAAGCTGTTTGATGATTGCACGCAGCAGTTCAGGGCTGAGAAGAACAA AGAAAAAGCCAAGTCAAAAGAACGCGAAGAGGCTTGGGTTAAGATCGAGAACCTCGCCAAGTCAAACCCTCAG TTCTCTGTGTATGTTGATTCCTCTGACCTCAATAGTCCTGTAGCAATGGAGACGGATATCGCTTTGATAGAAGATGTTCAGAGGTTAAAAGAGACAATTGAGGAGGGCGCTACTCAG TTTCAGCATGAACAGCGGAAAGAGTGGCCCATGGTGCGATGCAAATCTGAGTTGCCTCAGGATATCTACACCACAAAAGCCTTGGAGTCCCACCGAAGAGCTGACGACATGTTGACCATGCGTGATGGACTCTAG